A DNA window from Allokutzneria albata contains the following coding sequences:
- a CDS encoding phage tail tube protein: protein MAIPSGLSAQLMTAEESTYGTPVTPNRGFEFRQESLKLDLTRMESSALRSGTRIQRSDRWATGQRSVSGDITMEVGTVGFGRWFKHMLGAVATSQPDAVNDPDVYLHEFTIGDLPVSQTIQVGRPDVGGTVRPFTYHGCRTTQWTLECAVGEFLTMQNSILGEDEDTATALASITYPDDLVPFTFVQGALEIASSAADVKNVTINGSNALAEDRFFLGRALRKSPLEAGMREVTGNLTPEFESLAAYNRFVNGTEATLDLLFEGPTISSTYKYSLQLTANVRFDGETPNIGGPGIVEQPLPWKVVDDGTTGLTIAYQTTDATP, encoded by the coding sequence ATGGCCATCCCCAGTGGACTCTCGGCGCAGCTGATGACTGCCGAGGAGAGCACCTACGGCACCCCGGTCACCCCGAACCGCGGGTTCGAGTTCCGGCAGGAGTCGCTGAAGCTGGACCTCACGCGCATGGAGTCCAGCGCGCTGCGCTCCGGTACCCGCATCCAGCGCTCGGACCGCTGGGCCACCGGGCAGCGCAGCGTCTCCGGTGACATCACCATGGAGGTCGGCACCGTCGGTTTCGGTCGGTGGTTCAAGCACATGCTCGGCGCCGTCGCGACCAGCCAGCCGGATGCGGTCAACGACCCCGACGTCTACCTGCACGAGTTCACCATTGGTGATCTGCCGGTCAGCCAGACCATCCAGGTCGGCCGCCCGGACGTCGGCGGCACCGTGCGCCCGTTCACCTACCACGGGTGCCGGACCACGCAGTGGACGCTGGAGTGCGCCGTCGGGGAGTTCCTGACCATGCAGAACTCCATCCTCGGCGAGGACGAGGACACCGCCACCGCGCTGGCCTCGATCACCTACCCCGACGACCTGGTGCCGTTCACGTTCGTCCAGGGCGCGCTGGAGATCGCCAGCAGCGCCGCGGACGTCAAGAACGTCACCATCAACGGCAGCAACGCGTTGGCCGAGGACCGCTTCTTCCTCGGCCGGGCGCTGCGGAAGTCGCCGCTGGAGGCCGGGATGCGGGAGGTGACCGGCAACCTCACGCCGGAGTTCGAGTCCCTGGCCGCCTACAACCGGTTCGTCAACGGGACCGAGGCGACGCTGGATTTGCTGTTCGAGGGGCCCACGATCAGCAGCACCTACAAGTACTCGTTGCAGCTGACAGCGAACGTGCGCTTCGACGGGGAGACGCCGAACATCGGCGGTCCGGGGATCGTCGAGCAGCCGCTGCCGTGGAAGGTCGTCGACGACGGCACCACCGGCCTGACGATCGCCTACCAGACCACCGACGCCACCCCGTAA
- a CDS encoding phage distal tail protein, with protein sequence MAVVVRSENSDIADGTATLTVTTPAGTAVGDVLVAFVFADHDGTAEAITAPEGWQQAGGDGFQGGAAFGKVFVRAVTSAEPSAHTFGVPPPSSCVAHVLCVSGADTTSPVDVIAWGGSSSASTSQVAPEISPARPETLLLCGWAGVAGASSYTPPGTMIEVADTPTPYLFAAVARQALVASGATGTRTATASSSTAYLSVSVSVSPAGSSDGAETTVWISPDGTMIPLEVEWSTAGRFAPPPVLVEEGVPEQPGARHREARHGVREFSLPLWIEDSSPAALRARMRALVAAMDPVRGEGTIRITTPIGDQREIYCRVSAGLEMDETLGRTSGPTLQRCVPMFRAVDPYWYDTTDTIDTFSSADTATFFPIFPLRLASSSVFVEATIINSGDVETWPVWTITGPGSAITLRNLTTGYALTLTTTLAVGEHLVIDTRPGRKSVLKNDGTNLFTALSSASSLWPLARGSNSVRLEMSSTVALVSSLQLARRHRYLTA encoded by the coding sequence GTGGCCGTTGTGGTGCGCTCGGAGAACTCCGACATCGCGGACGGCACCGCGACCCTGACCGTCACCACACCGGCCGGGACGGCCGTCGGCGACGTGCTGGTGGCGTTCGTCTTCGCCGACCACGACGGCACGGCGGAGGCGATCACCGCACCGGAGGGCTGGCAGCAGGCCGGTGGCGACGGCTTCCAAGGCGGCGCGGCGTTCGGGAAGGTGTTCGTGCGCGCGGTGACCTCCGCGGAGCCGAGCGCGCACACCTTCGGCGTGCCGCCACCGTCGAGCTGCGTGGCGCACGTGCTGTGCGTCAGCGGCGCGGACACCACCTCACCGGTGGACGTGATCGCCTGGGGCGGCTCCAGCTCGGCCAGCACCAGTCAGGTGGCGCCGGAGATCTCGCCCGCACGGCCGGAAACGCTGCTGCTGTGCGGCTGGGCCGGGGTCGCTGGGGCCAGCAGCTACACCCCGCCCGGGACCATGATCGAGGTCGCCGACACCCCGACTCCGTACCTGTTCGCCGCGGTCGCCCGGCAGGCGCTGGTCGCCTCCGGTGCCACCGGCACCCGCACCGCCACCGCCTCCTCGTCTACCGCGTACCTGTCGGTGTCGGTGTCGGTGTCTCCGGCCGGGAGCAGCGACGGCGCCGAGACCACGGTGTGGATCTCCCCGGACGGCACGATGATCCCGCTGGAGGTCGAGTGGTCAACAGCCGGCCGCTTCGCGCCGCCGCCGGTCCTGGTCGAGGAGGGGGTGCCCGAGCAGCCGGGCGCACGTCACCGCGAGGCACGGCACGGAGTGCGCGAGTTCTCGCTGCCGCTGTGGATCGAGGACTCCTCGCCCGCGGCACTGCGGGCGCGGATGCGGGCACTGGTCGCGGCGATGGACCCGGTCCGCGGCGAAGGCACCATCCGGATCACCACGCCGATCGGGGACCAGCGCGAGATCTACTGCCGGGTCTCCGCCGGGCTGGAGATGGACGAGACCCTGGGCCGCACCAGCGGCCCGACGCTGCAGCGCTGCGTGCCGATGTTCCGGGCGGTCGATCCGTACTGGTACGACACCACCGACACCATCGACACGTTCAGCAGTGCTGACACGGCAACGTTTTTCCCGATCTTCCCGTTGCGGCTGGCGTCCTCATCGGTGTTCGTCGAGGCCACGATCATCAACTCCGGCGACGTCGAGACGTGGCCGGTGTGGACAATCACCGGTCCCGGATCGGCGATCACGTTGCGCAACCTCACCACCGGCTACGCACTGACGTTGACGACCACGCTCGCCGTCGGGGAGCACCTGGTGATCGATACCCGCCCCGGCCGCAAGAGCGTGCTCAAGAACGACGGGACCAACCTGTTCACGGCGCTGTCCTCGGCGTCGTCGCTGTGGCCACTGGCGCGGGGCTCCAACTCCGTCCGGCTGGAGATGTCCAGCACCGTCGCGCTGGTCTCCAGCCTGCAGCTCGCCCGCCGCCACCGCTACCTCACCGCATAA